Below is a window of Populus trichocarpa isolate Nisqually-1 chromosome 3, P.trichocarpa_v4.1, whole genome shotgun sequence DNA.
TCTAAATTCTTGGACCACCATTATAATTCAAATCTCAACTTGTCTTGAACTAAAATatcttagatattttaataaaattatttttaatctaaaaatacatttaattaatgtaaaaattacaaatcaaaataaaattaacaagtcacaatctatttatatatatatatatatatatgtttaaatgttaaaacaacTTTCATTGAACTCTCATCTCTGAAACAAAAGTCATTGACATCAGCATcgttatttttatgattaaaatatgGCCGATCacactttttctttatttattttttattgactttttatCTCTTCTCTTAATATTGAGTGactaaaacatgataaaaataaagtttataatcAAACtgtaaaaacttaaaataataaggactaaatatgcaaaaattaaaactttagggACTATATTGATTTTTTCCATGCCTTTTGAACAATGTAAATGAAAAGGGcttgtttttatgttaattttggttatttttctttcatttttttaacaataacctaaatctttatttgtaaatttcatctttaatttaacattgaaatatttttagtcattttgGATACACTCGAGCATGCAAATCGAAGTTGATTCCAACATGTAAAACCATGTTAAGgtgacattgaaaaaaaataaaatttaactatagtgcaaaaaaattcaaggatcaaaaagataaaaaattttgcTATTAATAACGAAATGTGAGAGAATAgttattaaaacttaaaagtgtgttttagtttattgtataatttaatctaaaaatagaatataaattactgagaatttcttatttttatgaatttaccGATCCAAGTATAAATAACTTagaacttaaaataataataataataataataataataataaaagaagtaaGTTGCAAAATAGGCGTAATTTCAGGTCCAAGCCCCTTGCAATGATGCCTACAAGAAGGGGCCAGATAATCTGATTAAGGTTCATAACACTTTAGGAGGCCCAGAAGTCTATGATGTTTTTCAACAGAATATAAACTCTTAAGCAGAAGTTAGGATTCAGTTCACCTCCGTCTCTGACTCCCAATCCACAACAGCAAAAGCTAAGATTCTTTCTTGACATGATGATCAGTTTTTCGCAACCTGTTTGCAGAGTACCGAGTTCACTAATCCCTGTTTCCTATGTGGGTTCTTCTTATTTCTTGCAAAATCTTCCAAAAGACCCATGTAGAGTAGGCAAAGATTTCTACTTCACAGAAAAAACAAGACTTGGTGGTTGCAAGAGGAAAAGGAGGGTAGTTTGTGGTGCTGGTTTGATGTTTCCAGTTGATCCATGGGCACCTAACATTGACTCACAGAGCATTGCCTCACAGCTGTTTGCATTCTCTTTGTTTCCTTACATTGGTTTCTTGTACTTCATTACCAAATCCAAGACTGCTCCTAAGCTCACTCTCTTTGGTTTCTACTTCTTGCTTGCCTTTGTTGGGGCTACCAGTGAGTTTCTTTGGCCATATTTGTGCTTGcagttttcttgtttgttattttgatgcttgaaattattgaattgaggAATGAGGTGGATTTTGAAGTTTTAggaatttttagttaatttgttggaTTAATGTagaaattagtaaaaaattgaACTGTCTGGAGATACCCTTTTCCTCTCTTTACTAAAACACGTCCTTTCGTGTTCTCATATGGCCGAGGACTAGAAGTGTTTGTGAATGGGGGATTAAGGGCAACAGCCAAACAGGTTCCATTAAAAAGAAGAGATCTTTTCATGCAACGCACATTGTATTTGTGCcattaatgatatataatatCGTATTGTAGGATCAGAACTTGGGGATTAACCTAATATGTTGATGAATAATATTGGTGGATTTTTAAACATTGTTCCTTTTGCATGAAATTTTCCCTGACTAGGTTTATAATTCTTGTTCTGCCATTTTTCGAATGTCTTCTGTTGTCAGACAGCTTGTTTTATCTATACTGACTTTCTTCCTAATGGTTCTTTGGTTGCTCCACATCTGTTGAGCAGTCCCAGCAGGAATTTATGGTAACTTCTCCCACTGTATAGGATTTAATTTGAACATCAATCAGCTTTATTATTCATGCCTTCCCTAACTTTCTAGTGGGACTTATGTTTGCATGGTTGAGGCAGCAAAGGTGCATTATGGTACTTCCTTGTCTAATGTGGATTGGTTGCATGGAGGAGCTGAGTCACTTCTCACCCTAACCAACTTATTCATTGTCTTGGGGCTAAGACAAGCTATTAGGAATGAAAATGCCCCCGAAAAAAGTTCATCAGATCCTGTTTCAGAAATCGAAGAGGAAAAGAAACCTTCTGTCTAGGTAATTTATTCAATCACGATATCTCCTTCACTTTGCAAACATCGATTAGTGATCTCTCTCTACTTCCATGCTCTTACTCCAGATGGATGTTCGAATGGTCCATACTTATGCAGTCCTTGTTACTTATGCTCTGCTTCTGGTCAGCCACAAGTACCTGTGCATTAAGGCTTCATTCCAGCCGAGTGCTGGAGATACTGATTCATTGCAAAACTGTTACAAGGAATCATAAGTATTCAGCTTAGCGTTTTGTACATCGTGTATTTTTCTTGTAAGGAACCGTCTTGATCTGTGGTCCATTTTCTTTTGGAATCTTCATCAGTTGGGTGATTTCCTATGAATGACAGAATGTATTTGTGAGCTATCGTGTAAAATCGACATATAATAGGTTCGTATGCAAACAAGAGTGGTTTGTACATTTTTCTGTGCTGTCTCTGCGTGATCGTTAAATTTATTCTTGTTTGCGATGCTTCTAAGtgtttttccttgttttcttttttggtccTAGAAGTCAACATGCAGTGGCCTCTAATCTACTGCTGAATTGTCTTTCGAGGTTATATAAGCATATGTTATGTTAATGGAAGTTTTAGTTAGTAGCAATACAATTACTGATGTTATTTATAGGAACTTCAAAATTTTTCAATGCTGCCATAGCTAATCCTATTTTACATGCATCCTTTCCTCATTTATAATACAAGCTAGGTTCTACAGGCGAAACCAGCCAGAGTGTTGGATTGCACACAAATGCAGCACTTTCTCATTTCTTATTGTGGAGTGTCTGCATGAAATTATGAGAAAAATCCAGGTGTGTCGAACGGAAAGTTGGGGTCTAACTCCACTTGATCAAGTGAGAAATCCAAGTCCACAATTGGAGAATTGGTCGCTGACGTGTTGGTTGAGATTATCTCAGTGAAATCCGATTCCAGATGCTGCAAATTATATGCTCCTACAAAATTGTTCATCTGGAATGGTGAAACTGAGTAGTGAGTTGGTTCAGGTGTAGCTGGAGATATAAACGACGGAGAATAACTGCTCACATTCTTTGAGCATCCGTATGCAGAGGGAAAAGAGAAGGGAGATACCATCTCTTTATTGTCCAAGTCCTCAGTAATAACCTTTAGGCTATTTTGGAAGTTATAGAGGGCTTGCTGTGACTGCTGTTGTTGATAGTTGTTATTGgtattcttttgtttcttttcttgtttttctggtgatgatggtgatggaaTCGATTGGTTTCCATGAGCGCAGGTGTGCGTTCCTCGGTATGTGATCTCAAATATGGTGGGATCTTCATCTGATCTCTGCACTTGCTTTGTAGCCCAGCAGTTCTGAGTATTTCTGTAGGTGCACCTGTAATAGCTTCTGCACATGTAACAATCTCTCATTAGATGTCTAAACTATATATAGCAAGATGAGATGACTGttgaaacatataattttttgtataatttaagtTTTGAGTGCTTGGTTGGTGACACATACTTTCAATGTCATCAAGCCCTTGCTGTGAGAAACTAGTGACACGAGTCAGTTTCAAGTTCTTTTACTCGTGCTCTTAGTTACTGTTAAGCCGTAAAGTATACAGTCACAAGTGGTGGCATTTGTAACTTtccaagaaagaagagagaaaggacTAGTCACCTGGGATATTTTGCTCCTAAAATATCTTTCTGCCCGTATTTTCTCCAGCTATAGCCATCATCATGAGGACCCTCAAGTCCATTCTCAGGACTGACTCTAACATGATCTGTCCATCTGGGAGTGGTCTTTCTGCAATCCAAATCGGAAAACATTTTACAAGAAGCATTAGCACAACTGAAATGGACATAATCTTCTAGCAACATGCAAGAGTTGTAACAGTAAACCACAAGTTCACCTCTTCTTTGAGGCCTCATTATAACCCTGATTATCCTTAACACCCCCATCGAACTCGTCACTTCGTGAGCTTCCATTAATGGATATGGGGGACTCTGGAACACCAGCGGAGACTCCAACACTTTGTGGCTGTCCCATTGACCCACCCCAGTTGAGAATCAAGAGAGCCCTCTCATAAGAAGCTAGTATCCTCTGTAATAACTCGTCCCTACTTTCAACTGACGATGTTGCATTCAAATGAGCTCTTAACTGTTTTGCTAGTTCCATACCTTGGACTAGCTCAGCAATCAAAGTCTGTTGCTCCCAGCACAAACCACTCTCCATTTTGTATACCTCCCTTAAAAGTTACCACAAGCAACACAATTATGCTTCTTGCTAGCTCTAAAATGCTAAAACTTGTTGTCCAGCAAAGCAGTATTAGCACATTTTCTACACCTGTAACATTTGGTTGCTTAGAAGCAAAAACTTTCCTCCTAGCAGGAAAAGTAAGAAGAGCAGAAGATTCTGGAATGACCAAGATGGTATAGAGCTAGAAGCTAAAAACATAGAAGTAGCCAGaactagaattaattttttctgtGTACTGGTGAAAAGAGGTAAGGATGTATATATCTGTAAATGAGTGAAGCTTTAGCTGAGGAAGCTTTGTATTTAAAGAGAAAAGCGGAGGTTTGGAATGAGGATGAGAAAAACTGAAGGGAGAGAGAGGTATATATAGATTGGAAGGTAGAAAGTTTGAAGTTTGACTGAGAAAACGAGTTTTTCAGCTTAGACTAGTCTCTGGTCATAAGAGAAGACAGAAAAGAGAGTGTGTGTGCGTAAAATAGTATGTGGAGGTCCAAGTGCTGACCAATTCTACCCTTCAAACACTTCGAAGAAAAGGGTCTCTTTACTTTCCATTGGTTTGTGGCTTTGTGCTTTAGGGAATGAATGGATGATTGAAGTGTAGACTCAGTTAGAAACTACCAAAAGTCAAAGTCCAAGCTACGAGGGAAGAGTGGACAAAGAATTTTCAACCCCATTCCGCGTCATCTGTTTAATATTTAGTAGGTCCAAAGTACTGGAGATCCCGAGTGctgtatctatatatatattctctccaAAACTAACATTTAAGTTGGTTTTTTAGCTGCTGGTTTAGCTATTCTTtctgtttgatattgtgatatgTGATGTTTCTTCATGtatctataaatatatacttGTAATTGTCATTAAATCATGATCTGCAGAAAAATATATCAGAGTAAAAACTCTAACCCTACTTCTCTCTAATATATTAGGTCTAATCCAGCGAAGCATTGGTGGATTAGAAAAGGTGGGATAAGCTTAAACagtgtattgttttttctcttgtcCATATGTGTATTTCCTGTGAACGCGTTTTTggtggaaaataataaaatgcatTATCCAAAGACTCCATGGCCCCAAGATGTTTTCTGATTGCCAAGAAGAGATCAGCATcgttaaattataaatcaatccttctgatttatcaaaataaattaataactcCCTCTACTTTAAGAAATCATTTAATAGTTCATTGGCTGTTAAACAGATTTGTTAGTTTTATTATCAATACCCAAAACTACCTCTTAATTCTTGGATAACTATCGACTGAAACCAGTTGTTAATGTACAGTGATTAAAATATAAGGGATTAACTGTAATATTGTAAAATTACAAGGAGTTTGTTGCACAATTTGTAAGAATTAAGGACTGCATGATAACTCTTACTACAAGTTCCAGCAGCCTTCTTCTTCCTTGGGCTGCTGCTGTTCAGGATCAAATCACCACCCCTCCAGCCTCAAAACCACGCCAAATCATCATCAGATCAATTATTTTCGTCTTCCGAACAATGCTGCAATagtgaaaaaagatttaaaagctcaaattaaacataaaaatttaagattttcaagttttaaaacatgtaaattaactagtttttaggtacaaatttgatattaatgAACTCTTGAAGATGAAGAGCTTAATTTGATTGTGGTTTTTCCTTTGGTGGTGAATAGATGATTAAGAACTAATTgtatctctcttttctttctctttgttttttctttgttgagttGTTGCTGTGATGATGGAGCAAAGAGAAgaggaaggaagaagaagcagagggaaaggagaggagaaaagaaaggagagaaaggcaaaggaaaagataaagagagaaaatgataaaaaaaattttgtgtttggtattttgtttaaagtattttttatttaaaaatatattaaaataatttatatatattaatattaacatattaaaatcataaaaaaaaaaacacaaaaaatacatttaaaaacaaaaaccatttaACTTCCAAACACTCACATGTGTTTTTGAACAACAAACCAATAGAATGGTAAGTCAacctaatgaaaaaaataaaataaaagttaataataaattagtacctatattttttttaaaatgaattatttagtccctttattatgaaaaataattaaataatttttatgttgtttcGTCAACAATACAGTCCCTTGTCAATTCTTTGTTAATAAATTGAGAAGCTGTGTGCATTCGAATCACGGTAGGCTTGTCCCAGACAGGCTTTTTTTCGAATGGGTAATGGCCGAACTATAGATATGAGTggctctcctcttttttttttttttttttttttttgaagcaccagtctttatatatatttactgGAGTGGTGACTAATGTTATGTTGTGggctgagtttttttaaaaacaaattgaataaaaatgtttAGATGATGAGCTTGATTGTTACTTAATTCAGAATATAGGATTgaaataattatgtaaaaataattataaaatttaaggtctaataattaaatgtcaaaagataaaagtaaaaataatcaattttaaaaaaaatatattgaagaaaaaaacccaagtcaatcCGGGTTAACCTTACGAACTCACCAAACAGGATATGAgattggaattaaaaaaataaattttaaaaaagatctagaaaaaaaaaccgaagttaaatcaataaaaacaatgaaaatacctCGAGCCAACACgtattaacttgactaacctgaACCCAAAATAACCccgcataaaaaaaaagtgaaaaaaatcacaaagcttaaaaattaataatttaatatcaaatgataaaattgaaaaaaaaaacccgagtaaACCCAAACTAACTCAATTAACCCGCGATCAAAGATATGAGATAGGgataactcaattaaaaaaaaaagtaaaacaaatcatgaagctcatAGGCCAcaataactcaatgttgaataataaaaataataatttttaaaaagatcttaaaaaatattgaactgaGTTAATCTTCGAAATCAGTGGACCAAGTTATGAGACCGAAATTACTTTGTAGAagacaaatatgaaaaaattataaagtaaaattctcaatcataaaaaattaaaaatcaaaataaataaaaataaaaacaataaggactaaatcttgttaaaaaataattgaaataaaataattaaaaattaaattgaaaaacaaaaaaaatcaagaaatgaataaaaaaataaaaaaaatcaaaattagaaacaaaatcttTTAGGATGTGCGTGCAGAGTTAACTAGGAGGGAGAGagtacagggaaaaaaaaaagattttgttttccCAAGATAGAACAATTCTTTTACCTCTAAATTCTAATAACTCATCAGATGATTTGGTTGTTCATGGCATCGAAACTAGCTGTGTGATGACATTGCAGCGGTTGTTCCATGTCAACTGGATATTTCTTGAACTTTTTACGGTTTCAAATTTTGCGCtaattttaatggattttttacttttaattttaattatataataaaaaataatactaactcaaaatcaatctaatattaaaaaataaataataaaaattgatcaaaaacccaatgttaattttttttaaaataagagcTAGATGAGTGAGTTTGAGTGGCTCGGCGTATCAaggatttaaagaaaaaactcagaCACGTGGACCTAGGTTAGACTTGTGCTCCATagctatttatatttatttatatatatatataaaatagacagcattctatttattttttttaaaaaaataaatagttgacTTGTCGCGTGCTATTACCTTACTTAGAATTTAACCACTGCTATAGTGGTTGAAAAATTACTAAACAATGTTTAtgagttatttttcaatatattttcatcaaatatatataataaacatAGTAAAAACcttcctaaataaaaaaaaaaaaccccaaaatcactcaagaaatcaaaattcaattgaacccataaaattaaaagggaacTTGATCTCATTTTCCATGCATGTTGATAGGAAaagctcatcatcatcaaacttTTCTCATCGAATGAAGTTTATATACACCAAACTAGATCATTTTTGTTGCTAGTATCACGATaaccaactatttttttttttttatctcttttgttgttttccaacaactttttgtctttttttttctaacttatgGATCGGAAAAATaaaccagaaaaataaataaaaataaatttttggatcaaaataaaacttgttgtaaattaggggtgagcaaTGTATTTTTTCCGCTATATGCATCTCAAtcttctataattaattttatatttttactataatttataacctaatttcatataattagactataaaaagatgcaattaaagggaaatttaaaaaaaaaactatgcaagAAGTTCACTTTTCTTCATATAAACAGTGACAGCTctccagtttttttttagtttttgttaataatcaTAGGCTGGTTATGAAAAACCTCTGCTTGAACTTAGGATCAGAACGAAACACAATGACTTGTGCGTTTTGGAGACGATGTTTTTCacggcttaattaattttttttttttaactccaaTGATTCAAAAGTCGAATCAAATCGTGATAGGTAATAtctaaatcgaaaaaaaaaaaattcaacttaaatAATTGGTATATTTATATTAGATCAGGGCTCCAgtagattttaattttacaattaattggTATGGTGATAGCTCCACTAAGCGAATCGAGTAATCAAAAAGCCTAGACTAGTCTAGAGTTTCTCAAATGGGATCCCAACAGGGCTTCATGCTAAGTTTTTCATTTCTCTGAAAAGATTATTTCCTTTGCTTCTGGTGTGACTATACAGTTAGTGGACATTCAAGGGCAGAGTTTTCTAGCTAGCGTTGAGCTTAGATTCCAAATTTCCGTCCTCGATTCAATAAATTTGTCTGATGGGGAACAATACTGCCATATGGACGTGACATTAACCAAAACATAGATATGGAATTTATTCATCAAGAAATGGGCATAAAAAATGGCAATGCTCTGCATTTTTTCCCCACAGAGAGAATATGTGCTGTCTATACCCCATAATGCAAAAGCAGATTCAAAGCAGCATAAAGTGAAAGAATCCCACTCACTCCATGCCTATATATACGTGCTTCAGAATTGCCTTCTAGCACCAAGCGAACAGAAAGAGAGCCTCAAGAGAAGTCTTACACTAAAACCAACAAGCCCTCTTTGCCCAACTTGCAATGGCCTCGTGTCAGTGCTCCAAACCCGTTGAGCATCCATGCAACCAAGACCAGAAAAGCCACTCATCGGGCCAAAAGGTAGAGAAACAGGCTGAAGGTGGAGTCGTCAAGACCGGGACTCGCAGCTCAAGCCAAAGCCATTCCCCTGGAAGCACTAATGGCATGACCCCTGCTCCGGCATGCAATGCAAACAAGAGAGGTGAGCGCAAGAAGGGTCTGTTCCAAAGGATCAAGGATGGCATCTCAGGCCATAGTGATGGaggcggcagcagcagcagcagcgagAGCGAGAGCGATGATGAGAAATGTGGTAAACGAAAGGCAAGTACTGTTCCTATTATTTtgttaacaaatatatattggcACTCACGCATGAGACCGCACGGGCATACATACTAACATGTATAAGTTTCTTTGATACTCTGCAGAATTGATGGGCAAAATCAGATATTGATGGTTTCCCCATATCTACAAGGAAATAAAGAGATGCCATATGGGATATGGTGATTACTTTAGAAAGGAATAAAGTGGCTTCACGTACGATAATCATGATGTAATcttatactattattattattatatgaataaaagGACAAGTCATGATTAAATATGCGGGCTTGCTTCTAATAATCAATCTGAGCACAGTATTGCTTGATCTATGACCAGAAGAATAATCCGCCCGTACCAAGATAGCATAAGCAGAGAATAAAATGAACCGTTGAGGCCTCGAGGCTAGACGGAAGAGACACTGGGTTTGAGTCtcagcatgcatgcatgttattCCTGTGGTGTCTTACCTGTTTattgggcttgcagggtgttcagtgaaTCTGGgaattagttgtggtgcgcgtaagctgacccggacaccccggattaaaaaaaaaaaaatgaagcgttgagttttttaaaaatggtcGCAAACAAGAGATTTTGCAACAAATGCACCACAACACTTAGCTAGCTAGAAGTTCTAATGGCCAAACAACGTGGTTCTTACAACAATTTATGCATATTCACTGACCCCTCTGAGCAAGCCCATGTTTTCTCATCCAACGGCAGA
It encodes the following:
- the LOC7497839 gene encoding uncharacterized protein LOC7497839; amino-acid sequence: MMISFSQPVCRVPSSLIPVSYVGSSYFLQNLPKDPCRVGKDFYFTEKTRLGGCKRKRRVVCGAGLMFPVDPWAPNIDSQSIASQLFAFSLFPYIGFLYFITKSKTAPKLTLFGFYFLLAFVGATIPAGIYAKVHYGTSLSNVDWLHGGAESLLTLTNLFIVLGLRQAIRNENAPEKSSSDPVSEIEEEKKPSV
- the LOC7497840 gene encoding probable WRKY transcription factor 41, encoding MESGLCWEQQTLIAELVQGMELAKQLRAHLNATSSVESRDELLQRILASYERALLILNWGGSMGQPQSVGVSAGVPESPISINGSSRSDEFDGGVKDNQGYNEASKKRKTTPRWTDHVRVSPENGLEGPHDDGYSWRKYGQKDILGAKYPRSYYRCTYRNTQNCWATKQVQRSDEDPTIFEITYRGTHTCAHGNQSIPSPSSPEKQEKKQKNTNNNYQQQQSQQALYNFQNSLKVITEDLDNKEMVSPFSFPSAYGCSKNVSSYSPSFISPATPEPTHYSVSPFQMNNFVGAYNLQHLESDFTEIISTNTSATNSPIVDLDFSLDQVELDPNFPFDTPGFFS
- the LOC7476706 gene encoding uncharacterized protein LOC7476706; the protein is MASCQCSKPVEHPCNQDQKSHSSGQKVEKQAEGGVVKTGTRSSSQSHSPGSTNGMTPAPACNANKRGERKKGLFQRIKDGISGHSDGGGSSSSSESESDDEKCGKRKN